A stretch of DNA from Mucilaginibacter daejeonensis:
TGATAAGGCCATCAGCCTGGCAACGGACAAGGTATGCCGTAAAATAATTTTTGATCTCTGAACTTACGCTTAGATAGCTTTTGATAGCGCTTTGAAAATCCGGTCTTTCCATGTAAATAAAAAGCTCAAAATAAACCGGATGCTCCAAATAGAACCGATAAAAGGCCATGATCATTTTACGTAAAGCCATTAAGGGATCCTGCTCTTTTTTCTCAGCTTGTGTAAAGTACTTAAGCAACACATGCAAGGCTTTAACACTCACCTCTGCAAGCACGTCATCTTTGCTTTTATAGTACTTGTAAATGGTACCCTTAGCAACGTCTAAATAAGTGACCATTTTATCTATCGTAAAATCATGAACTCCAACATTCAATAGAACGCGGTCCGCAGCATCCACGATCTGTTGCTCTCTTGTTGCTTTAGGTAGATGTTTATGTTTAGCGATCATTAAAGTGACTATTGGTCACTTTAAGACATTTCAAAGACCGTTTTGTTTGAAGTATTGATCGATTCGATGTTCGTAGAAAAGTTCACTTTCGAAGATCTCCAACATCGAACCGCAAAAATGGCTGAATGCTTTGAATATATCTATTTGATAAATAGAAAGTTAGAAACAAAAAAAATGGGACAAAAGAACTTAAAAAATTCTTTGTCCCATTAAGGGTAAATGATCGGGCTCGAACCGACGACCCTCGGTACCACAAACCGATGCTCTAACCAACTGAGCTACATCTACCGTGTTAGCGGGTACAAAAATAGTATTTTCAGATGGGTTACCAAATCCTTTTTTATATTTTTTTGAACCAGCCTCGTAAAGGCTAATTTGTTTATCATTGCACTGCTTTTTATGATCGAGATCTTTACTGACGGCGCTTCGAGCGGTAATCCCGGACCGGGTGGTTATGGTACCATTTTGCGGTCGGGACAGCATTACAAAGAACTTTCTGAAGGTTTTCGCAAAACCACCAATAACCGCATGGAACTCATGGCGGTGATCAAAGGTTTGGAGGCGCTCAAGAATCCCGGGCAGCAGGTCACGGTATATTCCGACTCAAAATACGTGATCGATGCCATTGAGAAACGCTGGCTTGACGGTTGGCTAAAAAAGGGTTTTGCCGGAAAGAAAAATAAAGATCTTTGGTTACGTTACTTACAGGTAGCCAAATTACACCAGGTGCGTTTTGTATGGGTGAAAGGCCACGCAGGCCACCCCGAGAACGAACGCTGCGACCGACTGGCTGTAGCAGCCGGTCAGCAACGTGATCTGAAGATCGACTCGGTATTTGAAATGGAAAGCAGTAAAGGACTCTCTTAAATTATTGAATGGTCACAACACCCTCAAAGGTGGTCTTGGTGATCTGCGGCGAAAAGCAAGCCAGCATCTCTTCCGCCTTTTCTACCATTTTAGTGGAGCCTATAATGATCGCCGAACGCTGGTGCAATTCTTTTACTTCCAATTCCAATATACGCTCATAACCATTGGTGGCACGGCCGCCGGCCTGTTCAACAATAAAGGCTATCGGGTTGCACTCATAAATCAGTCTTAATTTACCGTTAGGTGCCTGTGCCGTTATCGGGTACATAAATATGCCACCCTTGATCAGCGTGCGATGGATATCGGCCACCATTGAACCAGTATAGCGTGAGGTGTATGGGCGGCGGGTCTTTTCGTCCTCTACCTGGCAAAATTTGATATATTTTTTGATCCCATCCGGAAAGTGGGCATAATACCCCTCGTTGATCGAATAGATGTTACCATCCTGAGGCACTTGCATATCGGGATGTGATAAACAGAACTCTCCTATTGACGGATCGAGGGTGAATCCGTTCACACCTTTACCAGTGGTATATACTAACATTGTAGATGATCCATAAACCACGTATCCTGCAGCGACCTGCTCGGTACCTTTTTGCAGCACATCTTCCATAGTGGCCTTGCCGTCCTTAGATACCCGGCGGAATATTGAAAAGATAGTACCCACACCAACGTTCACGTCGATGTTTGAGGAACCATCCAATGGGTCGATGCATACCACGTATTTAGCGTTCTTCGATATCTCAGAGTCGATGTAAACGTATTCATCGTTCTCTTCAGATACCACGGTGCAGCACTCGCCGCCGCTTTGTAAGGCAGCGATGAATTGCTCGTTGGCATATACGTCCAGCTTTTTCTGATTCTCACCTTGCACGTTCACGGTTCCCACATCGCCAATGATGTCGGCCAGGCCTGCCTTGTTCACCTCGCGGTTAACAATCTTGGCGGCTATACCTATGTCTCGCAATAGGCGCGAAAGCTCGCCCTTGGCATAGGGGAAGTCGGCTTGTTTTTCGATGATGAATTGTCCTAAAGTTTTTACTGCTTTCATAGGCTTAGTGTATTTATTACATTCAATTAATGAGTTCTATCACTTCCAAGTTATGGATTTTTTCTATAGAAACACAAAACTTCATTAAAGTTTTCACCTTATGCCAACCTTGTTTTCCGGCCGCTCCGGGGTTTAAATGCAAACATTGGATCTTTTTATCAAAAATGACCTTCAAAATATGGGAGTGTCCGCTGATGAAGAGCCCGGGAGGCTTAGTGTAAATAGTACGCTTTACGGCAGAGCTATAGCGGTCAGGATAACCACCGATATGGATCATCCAAACATCCAGCTCTTCGCACTTAAAACGAAGCTCTTCGGGGAAGCGCTGACGGATCTCAGGACCATCAATATTTCCGTACACACCGCGCAGCGGTTTAAAGGCAGCAAGCCGGTCTATCAACTCGATGGAGCCAAAATCGCCGGCATGCCAGATCTCGTCACAGTCGGCAAAATGTTTAAATACGGCATCGTCAAGGTAGCCGTGGGTATCAGATATCAAACCGATGCGGGTCATGGATATTCAGTATAGTTATATAAAAGCCAATGTTGGGCAGAACATATTAAAGATAAGTCGGTGAAGACGCCCGGCGCAGCCGTGGTCAGAGCTACCAGCTCAGCTTGATAAGCTCCACATCCTGGCGGGCCAGTGATGTCGCTATACTTAGCTGACCATCTTTTACCGGCATTTGTTTTACCGTTCCTACCATTTTTAGTTGTCCGGCCTTTTCCAACTGACCGATCTGTGCTTTTGTAGGTTTTTGTGGTGAGCCCATCTGTTTCCAAAGTGTGTAGGAGTTACTGTTGTGCTGATCGATGCGGTAACGAGTAATCTTGATCGACCCTGCCGGTATGCCGGTCAGTGTCACACTAACTGGTTCAGCAGCGGGCAGCTTGTCCATATCATGGTAGCTCCACAGCATTACGGCAGCGTCCTTACTTCCTTTGTTGGCCATTGCACCTATATCATTATTCCGGCGGATACTCGAATCTAACACCGCTTTCAACGGGTACATGCGATCGCCCTTTACCTCCACCCTGTCACCCCTCATCATGGCGAACATGCGGAACACGTTCAGCACCGGCTTATCCACCCCATTGGTGGCCAGGTCACGGAAACCCGCGAACCAGGGCTGATCTTCGAACTCGAACGACCAGGTGACCGCGCCTAACAGATTGATCTTATACTGCTGGGACAATTCGTATACTCTTGCAAAGGAGGCCGCAGTGTAGCTGCTATACATGGTCCCGTTACGGTAGGCGTTCTCAGGGTTGGTGCTCATACCGCAGGCCGCGCAACCTTCGGGGTCCGATTCACCAATGATCACCGGTATGTTCTTGAGTTGAGGATAGGTGTTGATCAGCTCGAACATCTCGTCGATATCATGCAGCTGGCGCCTCATGTTCATGCGCACCGTGCCATCGATCACACTTGGTGCTCCTTTGGCGTGGAACAACATGGCCTCCAGCGGCGAACCCACCTTGCCGGTCACGTAATTGGTATCGCTCAGGCAATGTTTCAGGAACGCTTTGAGGAAGCGGGTGCCTCCGCCGGTCACGTTGCAGCCGCCTATACGGGCGGTAGGCAAAGCACGCTTCACGCCATCGGCAGCATAGTCATATAGCTTGCAGAACTCCGGGATAGTACCTTTCCAGTAGGCACCGTTCGGTTCGTTCCAAACCTCCCAGTACCAACTCTCTACTTCCTTTTTGCCGTAGCGGGCCACGCAATGCCTCACCCACTGATAGCAAAGCTCACCCCACTTTTTATAGTCTTTAGGCGGATACGCCCACCCGGTCTCGATCTTGTTATAGTCCATACCAGGCCTCCATTGGTGCTGATAGGGCTGCGGTTTAATAGATAACGCTTCGGGCATGAAACCGATCTGGGCCAAAGGCTTCATGCCGCGCTTCACATAGGTATCAAATATACTGTCGACGATATGCCAATTGTAGACCGGTTCACCTTGGGCATCTTCGGTATAGATGTTGGTAGAGCCCCATTTAAGCGCCGGCGTGCCATCACCACTGGTGAGCAGGTTATGCGCCCGCACATATACAGGAACCTTGCTGAAGGTGGCGATCTCGGTCAGCAGTTTTTTGCCGTCCTTCATGTAGGTATAATTGGGTTCGTCGTACCCGAACCATGCCCAAATGGGTCTCATGGCTCCTTGTGACCGTGTCAGGTCCACTTCTATGGATGCCGGGGGAGCGGTTTGCGCAAAGCCGACCGATGCGGCTAGCAGACAGAGCAATAAAGTCAAGTGCCTCATAAATAGCAATAATTGGTTGTGCTATAAATGTACGGCTTTAAATTTAACCGTTAGTTTGACACTTCGTTAATAACATATTGCAGCCGGTCGGCTTCTAATGCCGCCAACCGCTTGATCTTATAATAACAGATGAGCAATGGCACAGAACAGATCACCCCGAAAGAACAATCGATCAGCTGCCAAAAGAACGGGATATGCCTGATGTGGCCGGCGATAAATGCCAATGGAACGATGAGCACACTGGCGATCATACCAAATTGGATCACCCAAATGTTGCGTACAGGATCTTTCAACGGACCAACGAACAATATGGCCAGTACAAGGTGCGCAAAGGCCAGCCAGTCGGTACCATAACTTAAATAGGGATAATGCTCATTGGTATCTCGGATCGCCTGATAGATGGTGTTTAACCATTGTTGCATGGCAACCGGCAACACAGAGGAATGCTGCACAAGCCATTGCAGTTCGGTCTCTAAAGGGAAGGCGGTCACGCCGCTGATGAACAGTCCGGCAATGATCACGATTACGCATGTTCTGATCTGGGTTTGAAGATGAGTTCTCATTTTTTGTTGTATTTATATCGTTATAATGAAGGATGAAGCGACCCTGCCGGGGAGAATCAGTTGAGCGCAACTAATAATACGTCATGGCGAGGCATGAAGCCATCTCTGCGGAAGCGTTTCACCGATCGCTTGGTGGCGCTCATTCGCCGCTAGGGCTTTGTTCTTTTGTCTTAGCCACAAAAGAACCAAAACCTGAGCGCAGCGATCTCATGAACACCAAAGAAGACAAACAACAGGTGAATAACGCCAAGTCAGCCCGATCCCAGCTGCTCCCCCCCGCGGTCCAGAAGCGGTCAACGAGTGACGACCGCCAGCTCCATTGATTCCGCTACCTGTTTGATCACCACATTCCTTTCTTCTAATAACCGCTTCATGTACGCCGTCAACACCCACCGATCGGCCAGTCGACCCAGCCACCCCAGCGGCGACCGGTAGACGAACTCGTCGGTCATGATGGTCATGTCACCCTTCGATTCAAAGCCGTGGTAGTGTCTGAACCATTTGAACGGACCGCTGACCATTTCATCTACAAAGTACCGGAACGGCTGCATCTCGCTTATTGTTACGGTCATGCTCAAAGGCACACCGAAGTGCCTGGCTTTCCAGGTCACGATATCGTGCAGGTCCATTGGTCCGTGGGGGTTGCCAGCAATGGCCTTTTCATGATAACGATGCATGCTTTTCACATGCAGGTCAACACTCCGCGACAGATCAAAGCAGATCTCAACAGGGGCCTTGATCAGTGTTTTTAGTTCGATACTTGGCATGGTGAAGTTATTAGGTCCTTGTACTTAAAATATCATTCACCGCATGTTTAGCATGCGCAAAGCTGAATTGGTAACCGCTATCAAGCAAGCGTTGAGGAGCTACCCAGCGGCTTTTGAGCATGAGTTCGGTCTCGGTACCGATCAGCCAGGCGCCGATCTCCAGCAGCCATTGCGGCGATGGGATGCCCAAGGGTATACCGTAACTTTGGCGGAGCATCTGCATCAGCTCACGGTTCCGCACGGCGTTAGGCGCTGTGGCATTCACCACACCATCAAGATCAGGGTGTTGTAAAAGCCATTCGGTCATGCGGGCGGCATCACGCTCATGTATCCAGTTCACGTATTGATCGCCGTTGCCTTGCCTGCCACCCAAACCCAGTTTGACCAGCCGCATCAAGAGTGGGAACACCGCACTATCGCGCCCCATTACGATGCCCATGCGTAAAGCCACCTTACGAGTGAACGGTGTATGCGCGTCAAAAAATACCTGCTCCCACTGCTTACATACCTGTACTGAAAAGCCGCTGCCCAGCTCGCCGGTAACCTCATCCTGTGCATGATCTTCGGCATGGCGGTAAATCGTGGCCGAGGTAACATTGATCCACAATTTAGGTGGATGGGCCAGTTGTCCAATGGCCCGCCCCAACAAAGCCGTAGGGATGAGCCGTGAATCAAATATCTGCTGCTTGTTGCTTTCGGTATAACGGCAGTTCACACTTTTACCGCAAAGGTTCACCAGCAGGTCGGCGTCTTCCAGGCTGTTCACCCAGTCGCCTCCGTTCAGGCCATCCCACTGTATGGTAAGCACGTTACCTTTTATTGGCGCGGCCTTCCGGCTCAGTATGATCACCTCGTGGGCCAGTTCGCGGTGATGATCAGCCAGTACGCCTCCCAAATAACCTGCACCTCCGGCCAATACGATCTTCTGATACTTCTTCATGGTACAATGGGTGTTAATTGAATAAATAGATCATGAGCAACACCACCAGCCGGTAAGCTACCCAGGTGATGGTGAGCCCCCATCCTATCCCCAGCAACTTGCTACGGCGAATATGTTCCAACAACATTAGGCCGGCCACGGCCATGAAGCATAGTGTGTAGGCCATTGGGCCGAGACCTATGATGTGGCCGATCAATGTTACTATAGAGAGCACGATCGCCCCGCCCATCGAGATGGTCATCATGTTACCTAGGTACTCCCAACGTTTGGCCGGGCGGTAAAACGCCACCACTACACCCTGAACCACCATTTGCATTCCACAGATCAGATACTCACGGTAGCTGCTCCCTATCGGAACGATGGGCACCAAACGCGCCGCGTAGCTTGTCAGGATGTAAGAGGTGACCAACCATGCGAATAGCAGATAAGCCAGGCGATAGTTCAACCTGAACGCCGGCTGTATACCACTTTCGCCATGAGGCGCCGGGATGATCACCCTGCGGTTGTAGGAGATGAAAGCATACACTTTACGCATGATCCCAATGAAAGGTGCCCAGCCGAAAAGCGGCTTAAATACTGGCACCGCGTTGCCGATCACCTTGAACAGGCTTTCGATACCATAACTCACCTCGCCGGTACAGGTGTTCACCAAGGCGATCTCGTTCATGGCGCGTTGCCTGTCCACCAGCGGACAAGCCGCTTCGGGCATGTCCTGGTAGCTGGCCCTGCCGTCGGCATCGAGCATACCAGTACGGGTGAACGCCCGGGTGTACACCTTGCACATGGGGCAATCAGCATCGTATAGAATGATATGGTTATATAGCGTATTCATGATAATGTGTTGAAAAATTATAGTACCGTCATGGCGAGGAACGAAGCCATCTTTGCGGAGGCATTGCCTGCTATTCAAAAAGCGCTTCACTGATCGCTTGGTAGCGCTCATTCGCCGCTATGGCTTTGTTCTTTTGTCTTAGCCACAAAAGAACCAAAAAGGCCAAGTCAGCCCGATCCCTCCTCTCGCTCAGGCCAGCTCCCGGCCGGGCGTGCTGACAGCCCCACGCTCTTTTTAACAGAAGCGTTGCTGCGCAACTGCTCGTTGACCGGTGCTCGCGCTTCCAATTCACTCAGCGCCGTTCACTTGCTGTGCGCGGTTGCGGAGTTTAAAGAACACGATAAGGTTTAGGAAATGCATACCGCCCAGTATCAGGATGATGCGGCCTAATTTGCGGCTCAGGATCTCGAGCAATTCGCGGGTGTCAAGTATGGCGCCGTACTCTTTGAGCACTAAACTGATGTAACCGATGTTGACCAGGTAAAAGCCTACCACCAGCAAGCGGTTAACGGCATCGGCCAGCGGCGTGTTGCCATGAAAGATGTCGACCAGAAAGATGCGGCCATTGTTGAACAGTACCTTGGCCACCCATACGGTAAGGGCAATGCTAACCAGTAAATAAAAAGTGTAAGTGATGATAACGTAGTTCATGATGATAATTATTTAAGTTAGTATAATATATATTGAATTTTCAGTATTAATTGAAATATTGGGGCAAAAAAATAAGACCTATTTAAAGATCTTAAAGATAGAGCCCCAAAACCAGCTCTCTTCGGCTTTGAGCATGGTATCCAGTGTGCGGTTCACGTTAGAGGCCAGTTTATTGATGCCCGCTATCGAGGTCTTGAAGGTTTTATAAGCCGGGTCCTTTTCATCGCCCTTTACACTTTGCAATTCGCTCAGGATCTTGAGCACCGGATCCAGTTCGCGCTTCTTGCGTTCCTGGGCCACCTGGCGGGCAATGTTCCAGGTATCTTTTTCTGCATAAAAATACTCTTTACGTTCGCCTGGTTTATGCTGCTTCTCGATCAGTCCCCAGCTAATAAGGTCGCGCAGGGTCATATTGGCATTACCGCGCGATATGCTCAACTCCTCCATGATCTCTTCGGTGGTCATGGCCTCGGGCGATACCAGCAGCAGCGCATGTACTTGC
This window harbors:
- a CDS encoding TetR/AcrR family transcriptional regulator, which translates into the protein MIAKHKHLPKATREQQIVDAADRVLLNVGVHDFTIDKMVTYLDVAKGTIYKYYKSKDDVLAEVSVKALHVLLKYFTQAEKKEQDPLMALRKMIMAFYRFYLEHPVYFELFIYMERPDFQSAIKSYLSVSSEIKNYFTAYLVRCQADGLIKKELDPTYCTYIIWGSCMGLMNFIEAKKVFIEDIVKLKRTGLLETYSEIIVSGMSK
- the rnhA gene encoding ribonuclease HI, producing the protein MIEIFTDGASSGNPGPGGYGTILRSGQHYKELSEGFRKTTNNRMELMAVIKGLEALKNPGQQVTVYSDSKYVIDAIEKRWLDGWLKKGFAGKKNKDLWLRYLQVAKLHQVRFVWVKGHAGHPENERCDRLAVAAGQQRDLKIDSVFEMESSKGLS
- the fbp gene encoding class 1 fructose-bisphosphatase translates to MKAVKTLGQFIIEKQADFPYAKGELSRLLRDIGIAAKIVNREVNKAGLADIIGDVGTVNVQGENQKKLDVYANEQFIAALQSGGECCTVVSEENDEYVYIDSEISKNAKYVVCIDPLDGSSNIDVNVGVGTIFSIFRRVSKDGKATMEDVLQKGTEQVAAGYVVYGSSTMLVYTTGKGVNGFTLDPSIGEFCLSHPDMQVPQDGNIYSINEGYYAHFPDGIKKYIKFCQVEDEKTRRPYTSRYTGSMVADIHRTLIKGGIFMYPITAQAPNGKLRLIYECNPIAFIVEQAGGRATNGYERILELEVKELHQRSAIIIGSTKMVEKAEEMLACFSPQITKTTFEGVVTIQ
- a CDS encoding metallophosphoesterase family protein codes for the protein MTRIGLISDTHGYLDDAVFKHFADCDEIWHAGDFGSIELIDRLAAFKPLRGVYGNIDGPEIRQRFPEELRFKCEELDVWMIHIGGYPDRYSSAVKRTIYTKPPGLFISGHSHILKVIFDKKIQCLHLNPGAAGKQGWHKVKTLMKFCVSIEKIHNLEVIELIN
- a CDS encoding GH39 family glycosyl hydrolase, with the translated sequence MRHLTLLLCLLAASVGFAQTAPPASIEVDLTRSQGAMRPIWAWFGYDEPNYTYMKDGKKLLTEIATFSKVPVYVRAHNLLTSGDGTPALKWGSTNIYTEDAQGEPVYNWHIVDSIFDTYVKRGMKPLAQIGFMPEALSIKPQPYQHQWRPGMDYNKIETGWAYPPKDYKKWGELCYQWVRHCVARYGKKEVESWYWEVWNEPNGAYWKGTIPEFCKLYDYAADGVKRALPTARIGGCNVTGGGTRFLKAFLKHCLSDTNYVTGKVGSPLEAMLFHAKGAPSVIDGTVRMNMRRQLHDIDEMFELINTYPQLKNIPVIIGESDPEGCAACGMSTNPENAYRNGTMYSSYTAASFARVYELSQQYKINLLGAVTWSFEFEDQPWFAGFRDLATNGVDKPVLNVFRMFAMMRGDRVEVKGDRMYPLKAVLDSSIRRNNDIGAMANKGSKDAAVMLWSYHDMDKLPAAEPVSVTLTGIPAGSIKITRYRIDQHNSNSYTLWKQMGSPQKPTKAQIGQLEKAGQLKMVGTVKQMPVKDGQLSIATSLARQDVELIKLSW
- a CDS encoding SRPBCC family protein — encoded protein: MPSIELKTLIKAPVEICFDLSRSVDLHVKSMHRYHEKAIAGNPHGPMDLHDIVTWKARHFGVPLSMTVTISEMQPFRYFVDEMVSGPFKWFRHYHGFESKGDMTIMTDEFVYRSPLGWLGRLADRWVLTAYMKRLLEERNVVIKQVAESMELAVVTR
- a CDS encoding TIGR01777 family oxidoreductase, producing the protein MKKYQKIVLAGGAGYLGGVLADHHRELAHEVIILSRKAAPIKGNVLTIQWDGLNGGDWVNSLEDADLLVNLCGKSVNCRYTESNKQQIFDSRLIPTALLGRAIGQLAHPPKLWINVTSATIYRHAEDHAQDEVTGELGSGFSVQVCKQWEQVFFDAHTPFTRKVALRMGIVMGRDSAVFPLLMRLVKLGLGGRQGNGDQYVNWIHERDAARMTEWLLQHPDLDGVVNATAPNAVRNRELMQMLRQSYGIPLGIPSPQWLLEIGAWLIGTETELMLKSRWVAPQRLLDSGYQFSFAHAKHAVNDILSTRT
- a CDS encoding thiol-disulfide oxidoreductase DCC family protein; translation: MNTLYNHIILYDADCPMCKVYTRAFTRTGMLDADGRASYQDMPEAACPLVDRQRAMNEIALVNTCTGEVSYGIESLFKVIGNAVPVFKPLFGWAPFIGIMRKVYAFISYNRRVIIPAPHGESGIQPAFRLNYRLAYLLFAWLVTSYILTSYAARLVPIVPIGSSYREYLICGMQMVVQGVVVAFYRPAKRWEYLGNMMTISMGGAIVLSIVTLIGHIIGLGPMAYTLCFMAVAGLMLLEHIRRSKLLGIGWGLTITWVAYRLVVLLMIYLFN
- a CDS encoding GbsR/MarR family transcriptional regulator, with protein sequence MELAEGKQKFIEAWGKLGSEWGINRTMAQVHALLLVSPEAMTTEEIMEELSISRGNANMTLRDLISWGLIEKQHKPGERKEYFYAEKDTWNIARQVAQERKKRELDPVLKILSELQSVKGDEKDPAYKTFKTSIAGINKLASNVNRTLDTMLKAEESWFWGSIFKIFK